The Trueperaceae bacterium genomic sequence AGCTTCAAGTGTCTTTGCTTCAAGTACTGTCTCGGCGGAGGTCAATCCCGAGGCGAACTCCGCTGCTACCTCAAGTGCCCGGTTTGCAGCCTCGAGAATATCGGGCTCAGACGAAAGTGTCCTCAGGGCATCAACTATCCCCGTATTGAGGTGCGGATGTCCGAATGGCCAGGCTTGAGCCTTGAACGCCGGGCCCGCCATCGACAGGAGCTTAGCGGAGACACTTGAGGCCATGTCCAAATGGTCTTGGATGGCTCGTATGTGGCTAGAAAATGTGGCTGGCACTGCGGCAATTGTCGCAATCGTCTCCGACGCAATTCGGATGCGGTCGGAGATAATCGCAGGAACGGCAGAGTAAGCCTCAAGAACGGCGTTCAGTGACTCCGAAGCGGCTTGAAAGGCCTTCAATGTCTCTTGGCCCATTGCAAGTCTCGCATCAATCGGACTTCCAATAGTTTTGACCGGATGGCCAACTACGCCAGAAAAGAGCCCATCCATTCGCCTCTTAGATACGGGACTTGTGACGCCTTTGGTCCCGCTTGGGCGCGATGCACCGGGCTTTGCCCGGCCAGCTCTCTGGCCTCCGCTCACATTCTTCTTCTTCACGACAGTCCTCCGACTGCCCCTTCCGCTGAGCACGCCCCTGTCGGATCCTACCAAAGAAAATAAGGCCATGTCGTGCTAACGGCATTTCATTACAGATACGTCCATTTGTGTTGTGTTACACTTGTGCCATGTCAAGCAGGGCGATCGCCTACTACCGCGTCTCCACTAAGCAGCAGGGCAAGTCTGGCTTAGGCCTGGACGCTCAGAAGGCAGCCATCCTGGAGCTGGTCCGACGAGAAGGCATGGAGTTGATAGGGGAGTTCACGGAGGTCGAGACAGGCACGGGCAAGCGCCTCCGCCCACAGCTCCGATCAGCCATCGAAGCTTGTCGAGAGAAGGATGCCGTGCTGCTCATCGCCAAGCTCGACCGCTTGGCGCGAAACGTTCACTTCCTAACAGGGCTAATGGAAAGCGGCATCCGGTTCAGGGCTTGCGACCTGCCCGAGGCAGATAGCTTCACGGTCCACATCCTGGCGGCAGTTGCCCAGCGGGAAGCCGAGCTGATCAGCGAGCGGACTCGAGCTGCTCTGGCAGCCGCCAAGAGACGCGGAGTCAAGCTTGGCAGTCCAAAGGGTTTCGCACCTGGCGTCCAACACAAGGGTGTCCAGGCCAGGCAGGAGGCTGCCGCCGCCTACTACAGCGGCATCGTTCT encodes the following:
- a CDS encoding recombinase family protein, which codes for MSSRAIAYYRVSTKQQGKSGLGLDAQKAAILELVRREGMELIGEFTEVETGTGKRLRPQLRSAIEACREKDAVLLIAKLDRLARNVHFLTGLMESGIRFRACDLPEADSFTVHILAAVAQREAELISERTRAALAAAKRRGVKLGSPKGFAPGVQHKGVQARQEAAAAYYSGIVLDHICALRDSGLSYRAIAERLNGAGQRTRTGKLWSPIQVKRVYDRYCDTEKGPVRPQEARKRPRRSSRMYEAA